AGCCGGGCGGCCGCGAGGCGTCGCAGGTTGTCGTAGACCAGCGGGGCGAGTTGGTCGGCCGCCTTCGCGTCGCCGCCAGCCGCGGCCAGCAGCAGCACCGTGTGCTCGGGAGCCGGTCCGTGTTCCGGCCCGTGTTCCTGCCCGTGTTGGTCGGCGTGGGGCTCGATGACGATTTCCTCGGTTTTTCGTTGCCGGTGGTGCGAGGCATTGTCGCGTTCCGGGCAGCGTGGTGCAAGCCCGTTCGCTCGCACCCCCGACCGATGCACGAACAAGGGTAGACAGGAGCCCCACCATGACCACGATCTTTGCGAACTCCCGGACCGTCGCCTGCGTCCTCACGGCCCTCGCGGCGACCAACGCGCTGGCCCAGGCGCCAATCCACGTCTCGGCGTCTCTGGGCGACGACGCCAACCCAGGCACCCCCGACCAACCCGTAGCGACGCTTGCCGCGGCGCGGACGCTGGCCAGTTCCGGGGTGATCTACCTCGACGCGGGCGAGTACACCGACCTGCGGCTGACCAGCGGCACCGCGCTCCTCGGCGGCTTCGACGCCGGCGACGGCTGGAGCCGTGATCCGTCGCTCAACACGACGATCGTGCGGACCTCCATACCCACGACCGCGGCGGTCGGCGTCATGGCCGACGGCATCCGATTCACCATGCAGCCGTCGACCGGGATCAGCCGCTACGGGCTGGTGCTCCGCGGCGTCGAAGACTTCTTCGCAAGCAACTGCGAGTTCGTCGCCGAGACCGCCATGGGCGGCGCGAACGGTTCGACCGGCTCGAGCGGAGCCCGTGGGGGCAATGGCGGGCTCGGCATGCCGGGCGTCGAGAGCGACGACCAGACCATCCCGGGGACCAGCATCCCTCTTTGTACGCAGGGCCTCTGGCCGCTCGGGGGCGTCGCGGGCACCGGCGGCGGTTTCCCGGGCGGCGTCGGCGGGCGGCCGGGACGCGATGGCGACTTCGGCCGGCCTGGCGAAGCGGGTGAGGGCCCCGGCGGCGGGCGCGGCGGCGACGGAACCTTCCCGGGCCTTGGCAACTGGTGCCCCTTTTTCTTCGGCGGGCGAGACTCGATCGGCGGCGACGGCTTCCCGGGATCTAACGGCGTGAACGGGCCGGCTGGCGGAGAGGGCTCGCTCGGGGCCGACGGCTTCTATGTCCCACAGCGCGGTGGACAGGGTGCCGATGGCCAGGGCGGCGCTGGGGGAGGCGGCGGTGGCGGTGGCGGCGGCGGCACCGCAAGTTGCAACAGCTTCGGCGGCGGCGGCGCTGGTGGTGGCTCGGGCGGCGGCGGTGGTCGCGGCGGACAGGGCGGGCTCGGCGGTGGCGCTTCGGTTGGCTTGGTCGTCACGTCGTCGACCGACGTCGTCATCAACGGTGCGAACTTTGCCACCGGTGGCGGCGGAAATGGCGGCAACGGCGGCAATGGCGGACAGGGCGGGGCCGGCGGCCTTGGCGGTCGCGCCGTCTCCACGTGTACCGCAGGCAACTTCTACGGCGGCGCCAGCCAGCAGGACGACGGCTCCAACGGCGGCATGGGCGGCAACGGTGGGCGAGGCGGCAACGGCGGACGCGGCGGCGGCGGCGCTGGCGGGCCGAGCATCGGCATCTGGGTCTCGGGGCCGTCCGTCGATCTCGTCGACGCACGCTACGACCTCGGCGATCCTGGCAACGGCGGAGCCCCCGGCGGATCGGCGGGCACGCAGTTGCAATCGCGCGGTTCGATCGAATCCGAAGGCGCCATCCCCGTCGACTGCAACGCCAACGGTGTGCACGACCTGGTCGACATCGCCAACGGCGATAGCCTCGACCTGAACCTCGACAATATCCCCGACGAGTGCCAGTGCCGGGCCGACCTGGACGGCGACGGCGTGCTCACCATCTTCGACTTCCTCGAGTTCCAGAACCTCTTCGACACCGGCGACGCGGCCGCCGACTTCGACGGCGACGGCGAATTGACGCTCTTCGACTTCCTGGCATTCCAGAACGCGTTCGACGCGGGCTGCTGAGGCGCACGCCCGCCCGCAGATTCCTCTCCCAGATCCGCGCCGCTCGCCGGCGCGTTTCTTGTATGATTGGGGCGGAGGAATCGATCGTGAGAGAGAACCACACCCCCCGGCCCGGCACGAGGCTCCTCGTTCTCGGAACCTTGGCGGCATTCGGCCAGGCCGCCCAGGCCCAGTTCGTGCCGCTGGATCGCTTCCTGCCGCCGGACGCCCGCGTGTTCGACCAGTTCGGCACCGACGTGGCGATCCTCGAGGATCGGCTGCTCGTCACCGCCCCGGCCGACGACGACGTCGGGCCCGATGCCGGCGTCGCGTTCCTGTTCGACACCGAATCGGGCGCGCTCGTCCGCACGCTCGCCGAGCCCGGCCTGGTCGGCACCGACTGGTACGGGTACGCCGCCGCGCTGAGCCCAGCGGCGGCCATCGTGACCGCCTGGGGCTTCGACGACGGGGACGGACCGGCCGGCGCGATGTTCCTCTACGATCGCCAGACGGGCAGCCTCGTTGACACGTTCACGCCGAGCGACGCCGAGTTCGGCGATCGCTTCGGCTTCTCGATCGACGCCGACGGAAGCGTCGCAATCGCCGGCGCACCAAACGCCGACGGCGCTCGGCTGGCCTCGGGCGCCGCCTACCTGCTGGACGTGAGAGCCCCGGACGCGGTCGACGAGCTCGGCCGCCTGTCCGCCAGCGACGGCGCCCAGGGCTCTGGCTTCGGATTCTCGGTAGCGATCGAGGGCAACCTCGCCCTGGTCGGCGCACCACGTGACAACGAGATCGCCGCCTCCGCTGGCGCGGCGTACCTCTTCGACGTCTCCGATCCGCGACAGCCCGTCGAGCTCGCCAAGCTCACCGCCAGCGACGCCGAGGCGTTCGACTTCTTCGGCAAGTCGGTCGCGCTGCACGGCACGGTCGCGATCGTCGGCGCTCCCGACGCCGACCAGCCGGGCGCGAACGGCGCCGGCGCCGCCTACCTCTTCGACCTGACCGACCCGCGCGAGCCCCGTGAGGTCGCAATCCTCGCGAACGCGGACGTCGGCGTGCTGGGCAACTTCGGCCTGCACGTGGCGACCGACGGCAGGGCCGTCCTAGTCGGCGCGCCCAACGACGATGCCGGCGCGGCCGATGCAGGCGCGGTGTTCGTCTACGACGCGCGCACGGGCGCACCGCTCGAGCCCATCCGCGCCGGTGCTCCCAGCTTCGGCGCTCGCTTCGGCACCGGCCTGGACTTCACCGGCCGGCGACTCGCCGTCGGCGCGCCGCAGGACGACAGCGCGGGCGTGCGGGCCGGCGCCGCCTACGTCTTCGCCGCCCCGTGCCCGGCCGACCTCGACGGCGACGGCGAGCTCACCGTGTTCGACTTCCTGGCCTTCCAGAACCTCTTCGACGCCGGCGACCCGGCCGCCGACTTCGACGGCGACGGCGAGCTGACCATCTTCGACTTCCTCGCGTTCCAGAACGCGTTCGACGCGGGGTGCTGAGGCATCGTTGACCCGATGGAATCGCCCCCTCCCCCGCCGTCGACCACCCGTGTGCTCTTCGTGTGCGGCAAGAACAAGTGGCGCAGCCCGACGGCCGAACAGGTCTTCGCCGACCATCCCGACCATGCCGGCCTCGAGTGCCTCTCCGCCGGCCTGAGCAACGATGCGCCGACGCCCGTCTCGGTCGACCTGGTCGAGTGGGCCGACGTGATCTTCGTCATGGAGCCGGTGCACAAGAAGAAGCTGGCCGCGCGATTCCGCGACCACCTCGGGCACGCCCGCGTCGTCTGCCTGGACATCCCCGACGACTACCGCGAGATGGACCCCGCGCTCATCGCGTTGCTCGAGCGGAGGGTGCCGCCACACCTGCGCTGATCGCCGTCGCCGTCACTCGGCTGGCCTTCGATGACGAGGCCATCCCGCCTGGCACGGCCCCGCTCACTCCACGTACCGCGCAAAGCGCGTGAGGTAGGGCGTGCCCATTTCGACCAGGGTGACGTCTTCGAGCGGGAAGGGGCCGGGCTCTTCCCATCGACCCAAACCGTCGACGCAGCGCACGTCCACGCGTGAGTCGGTGACGTACCTCACCTTGGCGAAGTAGAAGTCCTGGATGGCTTCATCCTCGTCTTCGCACTGGATCGCCAGGAACGGGTACCGCGCCGCGGCGTCGCCGATGGCCATGGCCATGCTGCTGAGGTCGATCTTCGGCGCTTCGTCCAAGCCACCCAGCAGCCCCTCGGCCTCGAGCATGCGATCCCAGAAGGCCTCGTAGTCGCCCTGGCGGACCGACACGACGTCACGCTCGCGGATGATGGCGTAGCCATTGGGCTCGAAGTCGTCGAAGGGGTGCACGAGGGCCAGGCCGTTGGCGGCGTCGAGCACGTAGCCGTTGAGCCTGGGGTTGCTCGGGCGGCTTCGCTCGATCCTGACCCTGCGGCGTGTGCCGGCGTGCTCTTGCAGCGACGTCATGCGAGATTCCGATGGCGCCCCCGCGCTACGGACACCCGGCGGCGAACGCGTTCTGGAAGGCCAGGAAGTCGAACAGGGACAGCTCGCCATCGCCGTCGAAGTCGGCCCGCGGATCGCCGGCATCGAAGAACGACTGGAACGCGAGAAGGTCCATGACCGTCAGCTCGCCGTCGCCGTCCACGTCGGCCCGGCACGGCCGGCGCACGCATCCGTAGCGTGCGATGCGGCTGGACGCGTGGCCGCCCGCGCTCGTGAAACGCCCGCCGGCGAACAGGGCCGCGCCCGAGCCGTCGTCGTGGGCATGGAGCGCATAGACCCGCGGCGTCGAGCCGTCCATGCCCGAGCCCAGCGGCCACCACGTGCGACCATCCCAGCGGGCGAGGTAGTTGCCCGGTCCGCCGTACATGCTCGAGAACGCGCCGCCCACGACGAGGTCCGGGCCGTTACCCCCGCCTGGGTCGAACACGTCGACGGCGTACGCGATGTTCGAGAGTCCTCCGCCGAGTGGCTCGTAGCGCGCCCCATCCCAGCGGACCGCGCCGCTGGTCTCCGGCCGGCCAATCACGCCCAGCCTGCCGACGATGTAGAGCGCCGGCCCGCGGCCGTCGTCGTAGGTGGCCATGTCGAAGGCCTCACCGTTGAGCGGCGTCGAGAGGTCCGACCACACGCGTCCATCCCACTTGAGCACGCAGTTGTTGGGCACGCCCGGCAGCGTGAAGTCGTCGCTGCCCGCGTAGAGCGCCGGGCCCTTGCCGTCATCGAAGACGTGCAGGCAGAATACCTCGGCCCTCGCACCGCTGCCGACGGCCTTCCAAGTCCTTCCGTCCCAGCGCGCCACGTACTTGGCGGTCTGGCCGTCGACACGCAGGAAGTCGCCGCCTGCGTAGAGCGCCGGGCCCGAGCCATCGTCGAAGACCGCCAGCGCGTTCACCAGCCCGTCGCAGCCCTCGCCGGTGCCCACCGTCGACCACGCCGCGCCGTCCCATCGCGCGACGCCGCGGGCGGGCTGGCTGCCGGCCGTGCTGAAGTATCCGCCGGCGTAGAGCGCGGGGCCCGAGCCATCGTCGAAGCTCGCCAGAGCCAGGGCACCCGCGTCGAGCCCTTGGCCGAGCGCCGACCAGCGCAGTCCGTCCCACCGCGCGACGTGGTTGGCCCGCACGCCGCCGGCATACTCGAAGAAGCCGCCGGCGTAGAGCGCTTCGCCCCCACCGTCGTCGTGGGTGGCCAGCACGCGTACCTCTCGGTCCATGCCCGCGCCGTCCCCCGGAGATGCAATGCTCGCCCACGCCGCGCCGTCCCACGTTGCCAGGCCGCCCATGAAGGCGTCCGCGACCGTCTTGAATCGACCGCCCACGAACAAGCGTTCCCCGGTGCCGTCGTCGTAGACGGCCATGGCGTCCACGCGTTCGTCCATCGCGGCGTCGAGGCCGGTCCACCGGCGGCCGTCCCACTTGGCGACCGACTCCACCGGCTCGCCGCTGGAAGCGAGCCGTCCGCCGACGAAGAGGGCCGGACCCGAGCCGTCGTCGTAGACCTGCATGTCGAGCGCGACGCCGTCGAAACCGTCTGCCAGGCCCGACCACTCGGACCCATCCCACCTGGCCACGCCGCGGGCGGGAACGCCGCCGGCGTGCTGGAATCGTCCGCCGACGTAGAGTGCTTCGCCCGCGCCGTCGTCGTAGACGGCCAGCGCGAATGCGGTGTCGTCGAGCCCGATGCCGCCGGAGCCCTCGAGCGGCTGCCACGCGACGCCGTCCCACTTGGCGATGTGATTGGCGATGCGGCGGTCGCCGAGGATGCCGAAGTCGCCCGCGGCGTACAAGGCCGGGCCGTTTCCATCGTCGAACACCACCAAGGCGCGCACCTCAACGAAATAGAGGCCAAGGCCGACGCCCACGGGGTTCCACGCCGCGCCGTCCCAGCGGGCGATGCCCTTGAGCGAGTGTGCCCCGCCCGTGGAGCGGTTGAGATTACCCCCCGCATACAGAATCGGGCCCGAGCCATCGTCGTAGATCGCCAGCGAGTGGACCGAACCAAAGAAACCGGCGCCCACGGGACCCCACCGCGCACCGTCCCAACGAGCAATGTTGTCCACGTCGACCCCGCCGGCTCGGTAGAAGTTCCCACCGGCACAGAGCTTCTCGCCTGTTCCATCGTCGAACGCGACCATGGCGTACGTGAAGAGGTTGGTGCCGGAGTCCAGCGGCGCCCATGCCTGCCCGTCCCACCGTGCGATGTTGCTCGATTCGACGGATCCGACCGTCTCGAAGTTGCCACAGATGTACAGCGCCTCGCCCCGGCCGTCATCCCAGGTGGTCATGGCGTGAACGTCGCGATTGACGCCCACCAACCCAAACACGCCCTCGGCCCACTGCGGATCACAGGGTTGCCCCTTGCCGGGCATGGCCATGAGCAGGACCACCAAGGCCGTCGCCGCCAGTTGCCGTGCGAGCGCGGTTCGAGCCCCACCGGACGCGTGATCGTGGATCATGTGGCCCTCCCTTGTCTTGACCAAGTTACCAGATCACGACCTTCAGTGCAAGGCCATTTGATCCGGAGCGTGGTTCCCAGGAGTAGAGTTTCGATTCATTAGTCGTTCGGCGACACCGCGTGCGCCTCGATCTCCACGAGCATCCGCGGATCGACCAGCGCCGCCACGACCAGCAGCGTCGCGGCCGGCCGGACGTCCTTGAACGCCTCGCCGTGCGCCCGCCCCACCGCTTCGGCGTGCGCCACGTCGGTCACGTACAGCCGCGTCGACACGACGTGCGCGAGCCCGGCCCCGTGCTCGCGGAGGACGGCGCCGATACGCTCGATAATGGTCGAGGCCTGGCCGCCGGCGTCGCCCTCGCGCTCGATCGTGCCGTCGGCGTTGACGGCCGTCGTGCCGGCGAAGAAGAACTCCGTGCGATCGGCGTGCTCGATCTTAACGCAGCGGCTGTAGCCGTTGGTCGCTTCCCAGGGGCCGCCGGTGGAAATGTTGGTGCGCTTCACGGCGAGCCCTAGAGCTTCTTCAGTGCATCCACGACCTGATCCACGTGCTCCTTGGTGTGCACCGCCGACATCTGCAGCCGCAGCCGCGCCTCGCCCTCGGGCACGACGGGGTAGCCGAAGCCGATCACGAAGACGCCCAGTTCCAGCAGCCGCTTGCTCATCGCGATGGCGGTGGCCGTCTCGCCGACGATGATCGGGCAGATGGCGGTCGGCGAGTCGATGACCTCGAAGCCCGCACCGCCGATCTGCTGGCGGGCGTAGGCCGTGATGTCGCGCAGGGCCTGCACACGCTCGGGCTCGCGGAGCACGATCTCGATCGCCTTGTTCGCGCTGCACGCGACCGTGCACGGCAGGGCGTTGCTGAAGAGCGTTGGCCGCCCGCGTTGCACGATGAGCTCCGTGCCGCGCTTGCTGCCCGCGATGAAGCCGCCGGCCCCGCCGCCCAGGCCCTTGCCCAGCGTGCCGGTGAAGAAGTCGACCTCGCCCCGGCTCGCGTCGTGGCCGGGGGCACCGGGGCACATGTTGAAGTGCTCGTGCGTGCCGCGGCCGGTCGTGCCCATCACGCCGTGGGCGTGGCTGTCGTCGACCACGAGCATCGCGTCGAACTCGTCGCAGAGCGTGCGCAGCGCCGGCAGGTCGGCGATGTCGCCCTCCATCGAGAACACGCCATCGGTGACGACCCAGATCTGGCCGGTGACCTCCGGGTTGCTCCGCGCCGCCTCGAGCTTCTCACGAAGGCTGCCCAGGTCGTTGTGCTTGTACACGCCCTTGTGGACGCCCTTCTTGATGACGGCCGCCAGGCGGATGCCGTCGATGATGCAGGCGTGGTTCAGCTCGTCGGACAGCAGCAGGTCCCCCGGCTCGGCGAACGTGGGGTACAGCGCCTCGTTGGCCGTCCAGCAGCTCACGAACGTGTAGCTGCTTTCGGTACCCATGTACTTTGCGATGGTTTGTTCGATGGTCTCGTGGCAGTCGAACGTGCCGCAGATGAATCGGACCGACGCCGTGCCGGCGCCATACTTCCGCAGCCCCTCGATGCCGGCCTCGACGACCTCGGGGTGGTTGGCCAGGCCCAGGTAGTTGTTCGAGCACATGCAGATGACTTCCCTGGACTTGCCAGAATCGTCGCGCAGCATGACCGTCGGCCCCATCGGCCCGGTGAGCATCTGGAGGTGCTTGTATTGCCCGCCCTGCTCGAGCTGGGCGAGGATGTCGTCGGTGCGGGCGTTGAAGGGCCTGGTCGTCGTCGCTGCGGTCATGCGGGGTCTCCTGCGTGGCTACGTGCAGGGTAGGAGCGTGCTCGCTCAGAGCCCCGCCACCGCGACCCCGTGCCGGGCCGAGTAAACCTGCGCCATCATCCGGATTGCGTTGTAGTTGCTGCCGGCCGAGAACGCGGCGGCGTGGGTGGGCCGATCGACCCGCTTGAGCACGTCGCCCAGCAGCGTGGCGGCCTCGCGGTGCTTGCCGTCTCGCTCAAGCATGCCGACCGCACCGGCCACGGCGTATCGCGACATGCTCGTCGCGTTGAGCGCCGTATCGATGACGTCCTGGTACGCCAGGTACGCGCCGTGCTTGTCGCCGCGCTCGATCGCGTCGGCCGCCTGCCGCAGCCGGATGCGGGCCCGCAGGTCCTTCTTGCTCTTGACGTGGTCGAGCACGCGCTCCCAAGTCGCGATGCGATCCTTCGGATCCTCCATCGACGCGACCATTGGCTCGAGCATGCCCACCATGAAGTGCTCGGCCCCGGCGTCCTTGCACAGCCGGATGATCACGTTCGACCACTGCACGCGGTCGGCCATGGGCATCGCCGGATCGTTCACGGCCTTGGCGACGATCGCCCAGCCCCGGCGGTCGGCGGGATTCTGCCGCAACGCCAGCTCGGCCAGCTCGAGCACGCCCAACCGGCCGCGGCGCTCGGTCGCGCCGCGTCGCTTGTGCTCGATCTCCAGCGGCTCCACGCCCGCCTCTAGCGCCTCGGCCGCGTCGAGCCAGGCCGTCGCGGCGTGCCGCTGGCGTTCGTTTACCGAGGCCAGCCGCGCCAGCAGCCCGAGCTCGTCGTCGCCGATGGAGCCCCGCGTCTGCGGGTCCATGACGACGCCGAGCACGCCCTGGTACTCGTCGTATCGCCCGACGTCGAAGTTCCATCGCGCCCGGCGGCCCTGGGACTCGAGGTACCCGACCCACGCGTGGCCGACCTCGCCGCCGCGACCCACCACGTACGCGGTAGGCACGCCGATGGCCTTGCCGACCGTCACGGCGTAGTGACACTGGTCGGCGCACACGCCGCCGTACTTGCGGATGTTCTGGATGGTGAAGCCGCGCTCGGTGACCTTCTTGGCGCTGCCCGTGCGCGCGTGATCGTGGTCGTACTCGATGTCGAAGAATCGCTCGCCCACGGCCCGGTCGCCGCGGTGCTCTGCGAGCGCCCACTCGAGCTCGTCGACGCTCGCCGCCGCGTCGACCACGTACACCAGCAACTCCGGCGGCACTTTTCGCAGGCCGAAGAGCATGTGCCGCTCGTTGCCCGTGTAGTAGCGGAAGAGCGCGACGGGCCCGGCGCTCTTGGCCGTGTTCTCGTTCACGCTCCGCGCGAACGTCTCCTCGCCGTCGTGCACGACGCACAGCGCCGCCACCAGCGCCGGATACCGCCCCACCGCCTCGTCACCAAACGTCTGGCGCAGGTCGCCCAGCGTCTCGAGCACCCCTGCCCCCCGGTCGGCCGGCACCACCGCGTGCACGAGCGCCGCGCCCGGACCGGTGTCGGCCGAGAGGTACGCCAGCCAGTCGGCCCGCTCGTCAACGGTCGCCGCGCCTGCCAGGGCGATCGTGCGCCGCAAGCGAGCGATATCTGAAAGCAAGGACGCATCGCGCACCGTCCCGTTGACGGCCATCGTCGCCAGCATCGTGTCGAGTTCGGCGAGCAGCTCGTCCCGCGATGCATCCTGGGTGATTTCGGCTTGCGCCCGCTCGCGAACGTCCGAGAGACCCTGCGAAAGTTTCGCCTGAAGGGCGTTGAGCTGGGCAACGGCCGGGCACGCGACCAATGCCACCCAGCAAAGAGCCAGCAGGATCGCCACGCTCGCTCGTACGCCTCGCTCCATCGTGCAGACCTCGCTTGAAGCTCGAATCGCCGCCAAGACCCGTCACGCCGCGAGCCGGCCGCGTGTATTTCCTCAGACAGAGTATTGCGATCAACGCTCGAGGAGGATGCACCATGCCGGCCAGAATCTCGAAGTTCGTCACGTCCGCAACGCTCGCCGTGGTCTCGGCGGCCGCGCTCGCACAGGAAGAGACCCGCATCGCCACCGCCGACACCTACGTCGAGAGCTCCATGCCGGCCGCGAACTTCGGCTCGGCCGACGAGCTCGCCGCGGGCAAGGGCAGCTCTTGGGGGCTGGGCTTCGCCCGGCTGTACCTGAAGTTCGACCTGAGCGACCTGAGCGATCCCGACGCCGTGGAGCGCGCCACGCTCCGCGTGTTCCAGCACCGCACCGAGCCAGCCGCGGGCGGCCTGGGCGACGACGTCTTCACCCTGATGAGCGATTGGGACGCCGACGAAGTGACCTGGGACACGAGGCCCGAGAACGGCGACCGCGCGGGCAACGACAGCCGACGCGTGGGGGACAGCTTCAGCACAGGATGGCTCGACTACGACGTAACGGATCTGGTCAAGGCCATCGCCGACGGGGCCGCCAACAACGGCTTCGCCGTCGCACAGATCCGCGAGAGCACCGCCGGCGCCTCGCGCTATGGCTACTTCCGCAGCCTCGAGTTCGCCGACCCGGCGCTCCACCCGCAACTCGTGCTCGTGCTGGTCGATGCCTGCCGCGTCGATCTCGATGGCGATGGTGACTTGACGATCTTCGACTTCCTCGCGTACCAGAACCTTTTTGATGCCGGCGACCTCGCGGCCGACTTCGACGGCGACGGCGCATTGACGATCTTCGACTTCCTGGCCTTCCAGAACGAGTTCGACGCGGGCTGCTGAACCACCTTAGGGATATCGCCTCAAGGCTCCTCGATCCGAAGCATCCGACGGATCTCGTCGGTCTTGAAGCCCAGCAGCATCGGCCGCCGCACGCCCGGAAGGGTAATGACGTCGTAGAGCTCGCGCACCACGCCCTCGAGCCGCAGCCAGTGATCGGTGGTGCCCGTTCCAAGATTAATGACGTGCAGAGCGCACCGTGCCTCGGCGTCCTTGGCCTTGAGGTTCTCCTGCAGCGGCAGGCCTTCGAAGGTCCTGTTCTTCCGCGCTGCCGAGAGCCCGACGACGGCGTGCTCGCCCTCGAACGTCAGGCCGCGCGCGAAGCCCGGGCAGAACGCCACGTTCTCGAACGACCCGCTCTTGAGATCGACGAACCCGAAGTAGCCCGTCCCCGCGTTGACCAGCCATACCTTGTCCGGGTAGTCGGGATGCATCCGCGGCGAGTGCGGCATGCTGAGCCCCTCGCCCACGATGTCGCCCGAACGCACATCGATGAGCACACCCCCACCATCACGTCGGTCGCGCCAGCCGTCGGCCACGTCGCTCTTGCTGACCGCGGTGGCGTACCGAGGCTCCCCGGTTGCCGGATCTCCGGCCAGCCCATTGAGGTGGCAGCGGTCCTCCCCCACCGGCGCCGACAGCGGAGCACTGATGAACGAGGGCGACCACACGGGCTTGAAGCTGTACGTGTGGCTCACCGTCGCGATGCAGTTGAACGCCGTCACGCAGAACACCGGAGCCTGACCCTGTGGCACCACGATGTCGTGCACGTCGACATCGCCGGTCGTATGCCCGAGCGTGGGCACGTAGAGCGCGTCGTAGCCCTCGGGCGTCGCCTGTCCCATGGGCACGTAGTTCTCCAGCCGCCAGAGCTGGTAGAGCGAAGCCATCCACAGCGTCTGGCCGTCTGCCGAGGCGTGCAGCCCCATGCAGCGGTTGAAGGTCCGCTCGTAGACGCTCAGCCGGCCGTTCGGCTGCACGCCCACCAGGAAGAGCTTCCCGGCTTGGTACGTGCTCAGGCCCAGGCTGACGGCCCGCGACGCCATCCACTCGATGAGGTGTCGCGAGGCAGAAATAGCCAGCTCAGGCTGCTCCGACGGCGTTGCGGCATCCATGGCCCAGCATATGGCCTTCCCGACCCTGATACGGGCGGGCCCGGGCAGCGCGACGGCTTGCCCGATTTCCCCGATGTGGCTTCCACCCGGCCCCGACAAGCCCGGTAGCCTCCGCCATGGCAAGCTCCGCCTTCGACATGCAGCCCAGCGACGTCAGCGGCAGCGTGGGCACACTCGCAGTAATCTTGGGCGATCAGCTCGACCCGCGGAGCTCCGCCCTCCGCCGGCTCGACAAGGAGGCCGACGCCGTCCTCATGATGGAGGTCGACGAGGAGGCCTCGCTGGGTCCCAGCCATCGGCAGCGGACGGCCATGTTCTTCTCGGCCATGCGGCACTTCGCGCTCGAGCTACGCGAC
This Phycisphaerales bacterium DNA region includes the following protein-coding sequences:
- a CDS encoding TIGR03032 family protein; the protein is MDAATPSEQPELAISASRHLIEWMASRAVSLGLSTYQAGKLFLVGVQPNGRLSVYERTFNRCMGLHASADGQTLWMASLYQLWRLENYVPMGQATPEGYDALYVPTLGHTTGDVDVHDIVVPQGQAPVFCVTAFNCIATVSHTYSFKPVWSPSFISAPLSAPVGEDRCHLNGLAGDPATGEPRYATAVSKSDVADGWRDRRDGGGVLIDVRSGDIVGEGLSMPHSPRMHPDYPDKVWLVNAGTGYFGFVDLKSGSFENVAFCPGFARGLTFEGEHAVVGLSAARKNRTFEGLPLQENLKAKDAEARCALHVINLGTGTTDHWLRLEGVVRELYDVITLPGVRRPMLLGFKTDEIRRMLRIEEP